The Streptomyces laurentii region CTTGTCGACCGCGAGGGACTGTCCCGGGTCCAGGGCCCTGGTCACGCTGGGGGGTGTCACCGGCGGTATGGGCCGATCCGGATCGGCCGAAGGCACTGCCATGGCGGACGTGCTCGCCGGGATCGTGCCCGCGGCGAGCAGCAACAGGGCGGCGAGGACGGTGCGCCCCGTGCCCTTGGACCTGCCGGCCGGCGACTGGAACCAGCGCACGGAACAACCCCCTCGCCCCTGACGGTCTTCCGCCCGAGGATCGCGCACCCGGCCCGGCCTGTCCCGTACGCGAAGTCCCGTACGAGGGAAGCCCGAGGTGCCCCAACGGGCAACAGTCGAGCCTCGCGCCACCCGCCACCCGCCACCCGCCACCCGCCACCCGCCACCCGCCGCCCGTTCCCGGATCAGATCAGTCCCTGCCGCATCGCGTACGCCACCGCATGCGAGCGGTTGCGCAGCTGCAGCCGGGTGATGACCGCGTGCAGCACGTTCTTGATGGTGCGTTCCGAGTACGAGAGCTTCGCCGCGATGTCCGCCGTGTCGTAGCCCTCCGCCACCAGCCGCAGGACGTCCACCTCGCGCGCCGCGAGCCCGGTGAAGTGCAGCCCGCGCGGCCCGAGGACTTGGCCCTGGAGCCGGCCGACCTCCTCCAGGAGCCGTCCCACCAGGTCGGACGGCAGATGCCCGGCGCCCTTCGCGACCGTACCGATCACGTGCACCAGGTGCTCCGGGGTCGCCTCCGCGCGCCGGATCACCCCCGCGACCCCGCACTCCGCCGCGCTCACCAGCTTCTGCTCGTCGATGTCGGTGGTCACCAGCACCGTCCTGGCCGTACTGGTCCGCCGGATGTGCCGCAGCAGCCGCAGCACCTCCTCGTCGACCGCGTCGACGACCAGCACGACGACCTCGGGCGCCGGATCGGCGTTCTCGCTCCA contains the following coding sequences:
- a CDS encoding response regulator receiver protein (C-terminal DNA-binding domain of LuxR-like proteins. This domain contains a helix-turn-helix motif and binds DNA. Proteins belonging to this group are response regulators; some act as transcriptional activators, others as transcriptional repressors. Many...; cd06170;~DNA binding residues [nucleotide binding];~Response regulator containing a CheY-like receiver domain and an HTH DNA-binding domain [Signal transduction mechanisms / Transcription]; COG2197;~dimerization interface [polypeptide binding];~identified by MetaGeneAnnotator; putative;~response regulator receiver protein [Streptomyces hygroscopicus subsp. jinggangensis TL01]), giving the protein MALRAQDPISQAGVTSQLRARPEITVTEWSENADPAPEVVVLVVDAVDEEVLRLLRHIRRTSTARTVLVTTDIDEQKLVSAAECGVAGVIRRAEATPEHLVHVIGTVAKGAGHLPSDLVGRLLEEVGRLQGQVLGPRGLHFTGLAAREVDVLRLVAEGYDTADIAAKLSYSERTIKNVLHAVITRLQLRNRSHAVAYAMRQGLI